The Mauremys mutica isolate MM-2020 ecotype Southern chromosome 1, ASM2049712v1, whole genome shotgun sequence genome has a segment encoding these proteins:
- the LOC123362708 gene encoding olfactory receptor 52R1-like, which translates to MNLSGSFWNHISRSVLEIKKTLGMSYSNTTDFTNPSTFILLGIPGLETAHVWISIPFCTMYTIAILGNFTILFIVKREPSLHEPMYYFLCMLAINDLVLSTSILPKTLSIFWFNSREIDFSACLTQMYFIHCFLVMESGILVAMALDRYVAICHPLRHSTILRNSVLAKIGVAVVLRGGMLILPSSLLASQWPYCRTNIIPHSYCEHMAVMKLACADTRVSSYYGLFVLFFVTGVDVFFITVSYIQILRDIFSLPTKDARLKTFGTCGSHLCAILAFYIPALFSFLTYRFGHNVPLHFHVLIANVYLLVPPMINPIIYGVRTKQIRDRLLRLITHKGTTFFSCCSGSQTMFRADLGGELVLGPLP; encoded by the exons atgaatttatctggttctttttgGAACCATATCTCCAGATCTGTTTTAGAGATTAAGAAAA CTCTTGGCATGAGct attccaacacaaccgacttcaccaacccctccaccttcatcctgctgggcattcctggcctggagacagcccatgtctggatctccatccccttctgcaccatgtacaccATAGCCATcctggggaacttcaccatcctgttcattgtgaagagggagccgagcctccatgagcccatgtactatttcctctgcatgctggccatcaacgacctggtcctgtccacatccatcctgcccaaaacactgagcatcttctggttcaattccagggagatcgatttcagtgcctgcctcacccagatgtacttcattcactgcttcttaGTGATGGAATCTGGGATCCTCGTAGCCATGGCTTtggatcgctatgtggccatctgccatcccctgagacattccaccatcctgcgAAACTCTGTGCTGGCCAAGATCGGTGTGGCTGTGGTGCTGCGAGGTGGCATGCTCATACTGCCCTCTTCCCTCCTGGCAAgtcagtggccatattgcagaaccaacatcatcccccactcgTACTGTGAACACATGGCTGTGATGAAGCTGGCCTGTGCTGACACCCGTGTCAGTAGTTACTACGGCCTCTTTGTGCTATTCTTTGTGACCGGTgtggatgtgttttttattaccgtgtcctatatccagatcctcagggacatcttcagcctccccacaaaggacgcccggctcaagacttttgggacctgcggctcccacctctgtgccatcttagccttttacatcccagctcttttctccttcctcacataccggtttggccacaatgtgccCCTACATTTCCACGTTCTCATTGCAAATGTGTATCTCCTCGTGCCCCCCATgataaaccccatcatctatggggtgaggaccaaacagatccgggacaggctgctccggctcATTACTCATAAAGGGACTACATTTTTCTCTTGCTGCTCTGGTTCTCAGACCATGTTCCGTGCAGATCTGGGTGGTGAGTTGGTGCTGGGCCCTCTTCCCTGA
- the LOC123350255 gene encoding olfactory receptor 52B2-like yields MSDSNTTDFTNPSTFILLGIPGLEAAHVWISIPFCTMYTIAILGNFTILFIVKMEPSLHGPMYYFLCMLAVTDLVLSTSILPKTLSIFWFNSREIDFSACLTQMYFIHCFSAMESGILVAMALDRYVAICHPLRHSTILTNPVVAKVCLAVVLRSGMLVLPYVLLARQWPYCRTNIIPHTHCQHMAVVKLACADTRISSYYGLSVVFSVLGLDVFFIAVSYTQILRAIFSLPTKDARLKTFGTCGSHLCAILAFYIPGLFSSLTYRFDQNVTEHFHILMANMYLLVPPMLNPIIYGVKTKQIRDKLLHLFTHKGT; encoded by the coding sequence cccttctgcaccatgtacaccatagccatcttggggaacttcaccatcctgtttaTTGTAAAGatggagccgagcctccatgggcccatgtactatttcctctgcatgctggccgtcaccgacctggtcctgtctacgtccatcctgcccaaaacactgagcatcttctggttcaattccagagagatcgatttcagtgcctgcctcacccagatgtacttcattcactgcttctcagcGATGGAATCTGGGATCTTGGTGGCCATGGCTTTGGATCGttacgtggccatctgccatcccctgagacattccaccatcctgacaaatcCTGTGGTGGCCAAGGTCTGCCTGGCTGTGGTGCTGCGCAGTGGCATGCTCGTTCTGCCCTATGTCCTCCTGGcgaggcagtggccatattgcagaaccaacatcatcccccacacgCACTGTCAGCACATggccgtggtgaagctggcctgcgccgaCACCCGAATCAGTAGTTACTACGGCCTCTCTGTGGTATTCTCTGTGCTTGGTCTGGATGTATTTTTTATTGCTGTGTCCTacacccagatcctcagggccatcttcagcctccccacaaaggacgcccggctcaagacttttgggacctgtgggtcccacctctgtgccattttagcattttacatccctggtctcttctcctccctcacgTACCGGTTTGACCAGAATGTGACCGAGCATTTCCACATTCTCATGGCCAATATGTACCTCCTGGTGCCTCCCATGCTAAACCCCATTATCTATGGGGTGAAGACCAAGCAGATCCGGGACAAGCTACTCCATctctttactcataaagggacctaa